In a single window of the Larimichthys crocea isolate SSNF chromosome XVII, L_crocea_2.0, whole genome shotgun sequence genome:
- the LOC104938184 gene encoding sterile alpha motif domain-containing protein 9 isoform X2, whose product MKRSTTKPPPFEKWTKEDVHRWLVTEVKVHQTCADKFSEEEVLGDYLVAFEKRDILDLGIKHGPAVKITSALKSLKEGSVLESEFPAYVENWTKEQVAQWLLQHVNVYSRYAERLQEEDVSGDCLVWFRKQDFLDLDIKSGPAVKILAELRQLNKKPEPTLQPILHTGTDQKEDPKPTQCEQSLMTATIQPESKTEKKVENESEKVLQPFDKGGKEEIQPAKTQNLGARRKETVRLRTVPPDESRITVEIQKTLEDLSKEDLKRFHFNLKAYTESKYGPISLSRLEGKDTMDTAKLMTDHYGSRDALRVTKDILKEINQRDLVRQLEKSMGQLELRLPKEVLKKEANQGDKLKNLLTCGGNSLDNYDRFVVVVNKSSPEQLQYLQFLSKLKLFCVLDFDPNSNNSGGLCNSYKDSRVANLHNPSQYQGQTESVIKKLNLCKQTSWVFCNGRHDLDSDSNKELDYRNWLRKSCRDVEQLVSLICNPEVLLHGRSLIIFLLLSPVDTEKDPVFDTYKSFIKHTGEENIITICESQSIYFKWRQLIQEKCDFDIGSLSIHELTLSEINGTIMALGPVSQSSERLLPSSGSSAVVLKQKDGDFMTALDILCLNQCENIYDENSSEFSDFRIKVEEEFYRGGKVKWWNFYFCDKDKAKPFVKRDKYKNVKKMIRQLKDSKNMCDLLNLFHHPGCGGTTLAMHVVWDLRQEFRCAVLKDNTLPKTEVAIQVSRLMKLGNEKPSPVLLLVDDSKETDNPYDLVNCIHKAAVEDSLDVDDAPNCKVIIIHCVRSHNPIEQYRKHKDPMQSLYITASLTPEEQKEFEKKLKELKETHEKPENFYSFMIMKSNFDDKYINDIAHNTLKNVDSSSKEARLFTFLALLNTHVAESEISLSLCEDFLGMKMICWKEDSVMERMKPYSNFLIIDTVEELGGYKGIRILHHSIASACLAELARSCNLKVSDITMEVLQCDLFFSVGVVKHRFMLSIQRMLIERQRKKDGEEREPFSPLINKVHSQQGRQTVQEIFVKASSRFVTSASIPQALARYLYIKEGDHPEALKWAEKAKKIKENPYTFDTIGQIHKSNLKSNNQREKQETLHNAEDLNTNIKIAANAITAFKKAQELARTLDEHEEEAADDESDDYPRMSYNVYGYVGVLEIVFLLFEILGRLPFFEESNPMKKKYLQSFLQKTIPITSVYKEDNETNNRYEEIIKEHEQFLLTLKTEAKETFEILGDYFTYIKANNSEFDSKNRWTICCHFKKYVSLFCTTREEMRKEKQNNPNLNLKIDVEEKRLFLEKNQADTFTGILQHLDKPPEEIERITECYAFLQRQQQFINKQQMTKETINYILSNIVLYLLTPTSKHVKPHSDLSALLLKTLQDVGLRYLFPDPYYLALLLFWPSPTEVNTEIVTYVKAIRNSSYKRLTQRFPNRNTVAHLYLGKEDGLRRLVSKPQLDENFKKMRRDTLAQLWRNGDIFKDKPIINRLRRVSGTIEQGEVFANYGNLKIPVRPAFLAGIRSGYSTERVSFYLGFAINGPLAYDIQYDN is encoded by the exons ATGAAACGTTCAACAACAAAACCACCACCATTTGAAAAATGGACTAAGGAAGACGTCCACAGGTGGCTGGTGACAgaggtcaaagttcatcagaCTTGTGCCGACAAATTTAGTGAAGAGGAAGTGTTGGGAGATTATCTAGTTGCCTTTGAAAAGAGAGACATATTGGACTTAGGAATAAAACACGGTCCTGCTGTCAAAATCACATCAGCTCTCAAAAGTCTGAAAGAAGGATCAGTGCTTGAATCAGAATTCCCTGCATATGTGGAAAACTGGACAAAGGAGCAAGTGGCCCAGTGGTTACTGCAGCATGTGAACGTGTACAGCAGATATGCAGAAAGGCTCCAGGAGGAAGATGTTTCTGGAGATTGCCTTGTTTGGTTCAGGAAGCAGGATTTTCTGGATCTGGATATAAAAAGTGGACCTGCTGTTAAGATTCTGGCAGAACTCCGTCAGTTGAACAAGAAACCAGAGCCGACACTGCAACCCATCCTTCACACCGGCACCGACCAGAAAGAAGATCCAAAACCAACTCAATGTGAACAGAGCCTGATGACAGCAACCATACAGCCGgaatcaaaaacagaaaaaaaggtggaaaatgaatctgaaaaaGTTCTGCAGCCATTTGAtaaaggaggaaaggaggaaataCAACCGGCTAAGACACAGAACCTGGGGGCCAGGAGAAAAGAAACTGTG AGACTGCGCACAGTCCCACCAGACGAAAGCAGGATCACTGTGGAGATCCAGAAAACTCTAGAGGATCTCTCAAAAGAAGATTTAAAACGTTTTCATTTCAACTTAAAAGCATACACCGAATCCAAGTATGGACCTATTTCTCTGAGTAGACTGGAGGGCAAGGACACCATGGACACTGCTAAGTTAATGACTGACCACTATGGAAGCAGGGACGCCCTACGAGTCACAAAAGACATTCTCAAGGAAATCAATCAACGTGATCTCGTCCGTCAGCTGGAAAAGAGCATGG GTCAACTAGAGCTGCGTCTTCCAAAAGAAGTTTTGAAGAAAGAAGCTAACCAGGGTGACAAACTAAAGAATTTGTTGACTTGTGGTGGGAACTCACTGGACAACTATgacagatttgttgttgttgtaaacaAGAGCAGTCCAGAACAACTGCAGTATCTCCAGTTTTTGAGCAAGCTGAAACTGTTCTGTGTGTTAGATTTTGACCCCAACTCTAACAATTCAGGTGGGCTGTGTAATTCTTACAAAGATTCAAGGGTGGCCAATTTGCATAACCCATCACAATATCAAGGACAGACTGAATCAGTGATAAAGAAACttaatctctgtaaacagacCAGCTGGGTCTTCTGCAATGGCAGACATGACCTTGATAGTGACTCGAACAAGGAGTTAGACTATAGGAACTGGCTGAGGAAATCTTGCAGAGATGTAGAGCAGTTGGTGTCATTAATTTGTAACCCTGAAGTTCTTCTCCATGGAAGAAGTCTCATCATATTCCTGCTACTTTCACCTGTGGACACTGAGAAAGACCCAGTCTTTGACACCTATAAGTCTTTCATAAAACACACTGGAGAGGAAAACATAATCACTATTTGTGAATCTCAGAGCATATATTTCAAATGGAGACAGCTGATACAAGAAAAGTGTGACTTTGACATTGGCTCTCTGTCCATACATGAACTAACGCTAAGTGAGATTAATGGTACGATAATGGCACTGGgaccagtcagtcagtcatctgAAAGGCTGCTTCCCTCTTCTGGTTCCAGCGCTGTTGTCCTGAAACAGAAGGATGGAGATTTCATGACTGCTTTGGatattttgtgtctgaatcAGTGTGAAAACATCTATGATGAAAACAGTTCAGAGTTTAGTGACTTCAGAATCAAAGTTGAGGAGGAATTCTACAGAGGAGGCAAAGTCAAATGGTGGAACTTCTACTTCTGTGACAAAGACAAGGCGAAACCATTTGTCAAGCGGGACAAGTACAAAAATGTGAAGAAGATGATAAGGCAGCTGAAAGATTCAAAAAACATGTGTGATCTGCTCAATCTGTTTCACCATCCAGGCTGTGGTGGTACCACATTAGCAATGCATGTGGTGTGGGATCTCCGTCAAGAGTTCAGATGTGCTGTGCTGAAAGACAACACACTGCCAAAGACAGAAGTTGCCATCCAAGTCAGTAGGCTCATGAAACTTGGAAATGAGAAACCATCTCCAGTTCTGCTGTTAGTTGATGATTCAAAAGAAACAGATAATCCTTATGATCTTGTGAACTGCATACATAAAGCTGCAGTGGAGGACAGCTTAGATGTGGATGACGCTCCAAACTGCAAAGTCATCATCATTCACTGTGTTCGTTCCCATAACCCCATAGAGCAATACAGAAAGCACAAAGATCCAATGCAGAGTCTATACATTACTGCTTCACTGACACCAGAAGAACAGAAGGAGTTTGAAAAGAAACTCAAAGAGCTCAAAGAAACTCATGAAAAACCTGAAAACTTTTACAGTTTCATGATCATGAAGAGTAATTTTGATGACAAATACATCAATGATATTGCTCACAACACACTGAAGAATGTAGATTCCAGCTCAAAGGAGGCTAGACTGTTTACCTTTCTAGCTTTACTTAACACCCATGTGGCAGAAtctgaaatctctctctctctctgtgaagatTTTTTGGggatgaaaatgatttgctgGAAAGAGGACAGTGTAATGGAAAGAATGAAGCCATATTCAAACTTCCTCATCATTGACACAGTTGAGGAGCTGGGAGGATACAAAGGAATCCGAATCCTTCATCACTCCATCGCTTCTGCATGTCTGGCAGAGTTGGCAAGAAGCTGCAATTTAAAAGTAAGTGATATCACTATGGAGGTCCTTCAGTGTGATCTGTTCTTCAGCGTTGGAGTTGTCAAACACAGATTCATGCTCTCAATTCAAAGAATGTTGATTGAAAGACAGCGCaagaaagatggagaagagagagaaccattttctcctctcataAACAAAGTCCACAGCCAGCAGGGGAGGCAAACTGTCCAAGAAATCTTTGTGAAAGCATCATCCAGGTTTGTGACCAGTGCATCTATTCCTCAGGCATTGGCGAGATATTTGTACATCAAAGAGGGAGACCACCCAGAGGCTCTGAAATGGGCTGAAAAGGCcaagaaaattaaagaaaaccCATACACGTTTGACACAATTGGGCAAATCCACAAAAGCAATTTAAAATCTAACAACcagagagaaaagcaggagACATTGCACAATGCAGAAGACCTAAACACCAACATTAAAATAGCAGCTAATGCTATCACAGCATTTAAAAAGGCTCAGGAGTTGGCAAGGACATTGGATGAACATGAGGAGGAAGCTGCTGATGATGAGTCAGATGACTATCCCAGAATGTCATATAATGTTTATGGCTATGTGGGTGTGCTGGAAATAGTTTTCCTGCTGTTTGAGATACTGGGCAGACTGCCATTCTTTGAAGAAAGTAATCCAATGAAGAAGAAGTATTTGCAGAGTTTTCTGCAAAAAACAATCCCAATCACCAGCGTGTACAAGGAGGACAATGAGACCAACAACAGATACGAGGAGATCATCAAAGAACATGAACAGTTTCTCCTCACTTTGAAAACTGAAGCAAAAGAAACGTTTGAAATTCTTGGCGATTACTTCACGTATATAAAAGCAAACAATTCTGAATTTGATTCAAAGAATCGTTGGACCATctgttgtcattttaaaaagtacgTAAGTCTTTTTTGCACTACacgagaggaaatgagaaaagaaaaacaaaacaatcctAATCTCAATCTAAAAATCGATGTTGAAGAAAAAAGATTGTTTCTTGAGAAGAACCAAGCAGATACATTCACAGGGATTCTTCAGCATTTGGACAAACCTCCCGAAGAGATTGAGAGGATCACTGAGTGCTATGCATTCTTGCAACGGCAACAACAATTtatcaacaaacaacaaatgacaAAGGAGACAATCAACTACATTTTGTCAAACATAGTTCTTTACCTTTTGACACCAACATCGAAACACGTGAAGCCTCACAGCGACCTTTCCGCTCTACTTTTGAAAACTCTGCAGGATGTAGGACTTAGATATCTGTTCCCAGATCCTTACTACCTGGCTCTGCTGTTATTCTGGCCGAGTCCAACGGAGGTAAACACAGAGATTGTGACGTATGTGAAAGCAATTCGAAACTCGTCTTACAAGCGCCTGACTCAGCGGTTTCCAAATAGGAACACTGTTGCCCACCTCTACTTGGGAAAAGAAGACGGACTCAGGAGACTTGTTTCTAAACCTCAACTAGATGAGAATTTTAAGAAGATGCGCCGTGACACCTTGGCGCAACTTTGGCGAAATGGAGATATATTTAAAGACAAACCCATCATCAACCGCCTTCGTCGAGTCAGTGGAACCATTGAGCAAGGAGAAGTGTTTGCAAATTATGGAAACCTGAAAATCCCTGTTCGTCCAGCTTTCTTAGCTGGTATAAGAAGTGGTTACAGCACAGAAAGGGTTTCTTTCTACCTTGGTTTTGCTATTAATGGACCCCTTGCTTATGATATCCAGTATGACAACTAG